From a single Acidobacteriota bacterium genomic region:
- a CDS encoding dipeptidase — translation MSKQTNTTDDAALRARAERLHRDSMVIDTHNDVTTPIMDDGFDLGMNGADPNGKIKTHTDLLRMKKGGLDAQFFAIYVDKIFVNKKPSEGGGAARRALDMIDVVYHQIHRHPEVLEPATTASDIRRIARKNKIAALMGIEGGHAIEDSLGTLRMFHKLGVRYMTLTHTNTNNWADSEADLNNPNVKHHDGLNTFGREVVREMNRLGMMVDISHVADKTFYDVIETTKAPVIASHSSCRALANHTRNMTDDMLKALAKNGGVIMINFYNGFVDGRKAEWTMKSRAREEELKQQYPNDAKRVAEELKAWRDANKIDEIGATPFAMLMDQFVHAIKVAGIDHVGIGADFDGIPLDGSPTGMEDVSKLPNITMELMKRGFSDADIKKVLGENLLRVMGEVERIAQSLQAEAHKK, via the coding sequence ATGTCAAAACAAACGAATACAACTGATGACGCGGCGCTTCGCGCTCGCGCTGAACGCTTGCACCGCGATTCTATGGTTATCGATACCCACAACGATGTCACCACGCCGATTATGGATGACGGATTCGATTTGGGAATGAACGGTGCCGACCCCAACGGCAAAATTAAAACCCACACCGATTTGCTGAGAATGAAAAAAGGCGGACTCGACGCACAGTTTTTCGCCATCTATGTTGATAAAATATTCGTCAACAAAAAACCCTCGGAGGGCGGCGGCGCAGCCCGTCGCGCGCTTGATATGATTGATGTGGTTTACCATCAGATTCACCGCCACCCGGAGGTTTTGGAACCGGCAACCACGGCAAGCGACATTCGCCGCATTGCCAGGAAAAATAAGATTGCCGCACTCATGGGCATCGAAGGCGGACACGCCATCGAAGACAGCCTGGGGACGCTTAGAATGTTTCATAAACTCGGTGTGCGCTATATGACACTCACGCATACCAACACCAACAACTGGGCGGATTCCGAAGCTGATTTAAATAATCCGAATGTCAAACATCACGACGGATTGAATACGTTCGGTCGCGAAGTGGTTCGGGAAATGAATCGTCTGGGAATGATGGTCGATATTTCACACGTTGCCGATAAGACATTTTACGATGTGATTGAAACCACGAAAGCGCCGGTCATCGCTTCGCACTCATCGTGTCGTGCGCTGGCTAATCACACCCGCAATATGACCGACGATATGCTCAAGGCTTTAGCGAAAAACGGCGGCGTGATTATGATCAATTTTTATAATGGGTTCGTAGATGGTCGCAAAGCCGAATGGACGATGAAATCGCGGGCGCGCGAAGAAGAGTTGAAACAACAATACCCAAACGACGCCAAGCGCGTTGCCGAAGAGTTGAAGGCCTGGCGCGACGCCAACAAGATTGATGAAATCGGCGCAACTCCGTTTGCCATGTTGATGGATCAATTCGTTCACGCGATTAAAGTGGCAGGCATCGACCATGTCGGCATCGGCGCGGATTTCGATGGCATTCCGCTGGATGGCTCGCCAACAGGAATGGAAGATGTATCGAAATTGCCGAATATCACCATGGAACTGATGAAGCGCGGGTTTTCCGATGCCGATATTAAAAAAGTGCTGGGCGAAAATTTATTGCGCGTAATGGGCGAAGTCGAGCGCATTGCACAAAGCCTGCAAGCCGAAGCGCACAAGAAATAA